In Canis lupus familiaris isolate Mischka breed German Shepherd chromosome 5, alternate assembly UU_Cfam_GSD_1.0, whole genome shotgun sequence, a genomic segment contains:
- the TLCD5 gene encoding TLC domain-containing protein 5 isoform X2, producing the protein MLAHHTLSILGIIMALVLGESGTEVNAVLFGSEITNPLLQMRWFLRETGHYHSFTGDVVDFLFVALFTGVRIGVGARLLFCEMVSPKPKWFVKFGGVAMYAVSWCFMFSIWRFAWRKSIKKYHAWRSRCSEERQLKHNGHLKTH; encoded by the coding sequence ATGCTGGCTCACCACACACTGAGCATCCTGGGCATCATCATGGCCCTGGTGCTCGGAGAGTCAGGCACAGAGGTCAATGCAGTCCTGTTTGGAAGTGAGATTACCAACCCCTTGCTACAGATGCGCTGGTTTCTCCGTGAAACAGGCCACTACCACAGTTTCACTGGAGACGTGGTGGACTTCCTCTTTGTGGCCCTGTTTACTGGAGTGAGGATTGGAGTAGGAGCTCGCctccttttctgtgaaatggtCTCACCCAAGCCCAAGTGGTTTGTGAAGTTTGGAGGAGTAGCAATGTACGCCGTGTCTTGGTGTTTCATGTTTAGCATCTGGCGCTTTGCGTGGAGGAAAAGCATCAAGAAGTACCATGCCTGGAGAAGCAGGTGCAGTGAGGAGCGGCAGCTGAAGCACAACGGCCATCTCAAGACGCATTAG
- the POU2F3 gene encoding POU domain, class 2, transcription factor 3 isoform X4: MATSVFAVYTYRGNDRNGLDFNRQIKTEDLSDSLQQSLSHRPCHLSQGPAMMPGNQMSGDMTSLHPLQQLVLVPGHLQSVSQFLLSQTQSGQQGLQPNLLPFPQQQSSLLLPQTGPGLASQAIGRPGLPGSSLEPHLEASPHLPVPKHLPNSGGADEPSDLEELEKFAKTFKQRRIKLGFTQGDVGLAMGKLYGNDFSQTTISRFEALNLSFKNMCKLKPLLEKWLHDAETSPSDPSMNTPSSFPTLNEVFGRKRKKRTSIETNIRLTLEKRFQDNPKPSSEEISMIAEQLSMEKEVVRVWFCNRRQKEKRINCPVTTPIKSPIYNSRLVSPSGSLGPLSVPPVHSTMPGTVTSSCSPGNNSRPSSPGSGLHANSPTASQNNSKAAVSSSSFNSSGSWYRWNHPTYLH, encoded by the exons ATTAAAACTGAGGACCTCAGCGACTCCCTGCAGCAGAGCCTCTCACATCGGCCATGCCACCTGAGTCAAGGACCTGCCATGATGCCTGGAAACCAAATGTCTGGG GACATGACCTCCCTCCATCCACTCCAGCAGCTCGTGCTGGTTCCTGGCCACCTCCAGTCTGTATCCCAGTTCCTGCTATCTCAGACCCAATCTGGGCAGCAAG GTCTGCAGCCAAATCTTCTCCCCTTTCCACAGCAACAAAGCTCTCTCCTCCTCCCGCAGACAGGGCCTGGCCTGGCGTCCCAG GCAATTGGGCGCCCCGGGCTGCCAGGATCTTCTTTAGAACCTCATCTGGAAGCGTCCCCGCATCTCCCAGTGCCCAAGCATCTACCCAACTCTGGAGGGGCTGACGAGCCCAGTGATTTGGAAGAGCTGGAGAAGTTTGCCAAGACTTTCAAGCAGAGGCGCATTAAGCTGGGCTTCACACAG GGAGATGTGGGGCTGGCGATGGGAAAGCTGTACGGCAACGACTTCAGCCAGACCACCATCTCACGATTCGAGGCCCTCAATCTGAGCTTCAAGAACATGTGCAAGCTCAAGCCACTGCTGGAGAAGTGGTTGCATGATGCAG AAACCTCTCCATCAGACCCCTCGATGAACACCCCCAGCTCTTTCCCCACCCTCAACGAAGTGTtcgggaggaagaggaagaaacggACCAGCATCGAGACCAATATCCGCCTGACTCTGGAGAAGAGATTTCAAGAT AACCCCAAACCCAGCTCAGAGGAGATCTCCATGATTGCAGAGCAGCTGTCCATGGAGAAGGAGGTGGTAAGAGTCTGGTTCTGCAACCGACGTCAGAAGGAGAAGCGAATCAACTGCCCTGTGACCACACCCATCAAATCACCCATTTACAACTCCCGCCTG gtctctccctctgggtctctgggccccctctctgtccctcctgtccACAGCACCATGCCTGGAACAG TAACGTCATCCTGTTCCCCTGGGAACAACAGCAGGCCTTCGTCTCCTGGCTCAGGACTCCACGCCAACAGCCCCACTGCATCTCAAAATAACTCCAAAGCGGCAGTGAGCTCCTCCAGTTTTAACTCTTCAGG atcTTGGTACCGATGGAATCATCCCACCTACCTCCACTAA
- the POU2F3 gene encoding POU domain, class 2, transcription factor 3 isoform X6, which yields MMPGNQMSGDMTSLHPLQQLVLVPGHLQSVSQFLLSQTQSGQQGLQPNLLPFPQQQSSLLLPQTGPGLASQAIGRPGLPGSSLEPHLEASPHLPVPKHLPNSGGADEPSDLEELEKFAKTFKQRRIKLGFTQGDVGLAMGKLYGNDFSQTTISRFEALNLSFKNMCKLKPLLEKWLHDAETSPSDPSMNTPSSFPTLNEVFGRKRKKRTSIETNIRLTLEKRFQDNPKPSSEEISMIAEQLSMEKEVVRVWFCNRRQKEKRINCPVTTPIKSPIYNSRLVSPSGSLGPLSVPPVHSTMPGTVTSSCSPGNNSRPSSPGSGLHANSPTASQNNSKAAVSSSSFNSSGSWYRWNHPTYLH from the exons ATGATGCCTGGAAACCAAATGTCTGGG GACATGACCTCCCTCCATCCACTCCAGCAGCTCGTGCTGGTTCCTGGCCACCTCCAGTCTGTATCCCAGTTCCTGCTATCTCAGACCCAATCTGGGCAGCAAG GTCTGCAGCCAAATCTTCTCCCCTTTCCACAGCAACAAAGCTCTCTCCTCCTCCCGCAGACAGGGCCTGGCCTGGCGTCCCAG GCAATTGGGCGCCCCGGGCTGCCAGGATCTTCTTTAGAACCTCATCTGGAAGCGTCCCCGCATCTCCCAGTGCCCAAGCATCTACCCAACTCTGGAGGGGCTGACGAGCCCAGTGATTTGGAAGAGCTGGAGAAGTTTGCCAAGACTTTCAAGCAGAGGCGCATTAAGCTGGGCTTCACACAG GGAGATGTGGGGCTGGCGATGGGAAAGCTGTACGGCAACGACTTCAGCCAGACCACCATCTCACGATTCGAGGCCCTCAATCTGAGCTTCAAGAACATGTGCAAGCTCAAGCCACTGCTGGAGAAGTGGTTGCATGATGCAG AAACCTCTCCATCAGACCCCTCGATGAACACCCCCAGCTCTTTCCCCACCCTCAACGAAGTGTtcgggaggaagaggaagaaacggACCAGCATCGAGACCAATATCCGCCTGACTCTGGAGAAGAGATTTCAAGAT AACCCCAAACCCAGCTCAGAGGAGATCTCCATGATTGCAGAGCAGCTGTCCATGGAGAAGGAGGTGGTAAGAGTCTGGTTCTGCAACCGACGTCAGAAGGAGAAGCGAATCAACTGCCCTGTGACCACACCCATCAAATCACCCATTTACAACTCCCGCCTG gtctctccctctgggtctctgggccccctctctgtccctcctgtccACAGCACCATGCCTGGAACAG TAACGTCATCCTGTTCCCCTGGGAACAACAGCAGGCCTTCGTCTCCTGGCTCAGGACTCCACGCCAACAGCCCCACTGCATCTCAAAATAACTCCAAAGCGGCAGTGAGCTCCTCCAGTTTTAACTCTTCAGG atcTTGGTACCGATGGAATCATCCCACCTACCTCCACTAA
- the POU2F3 gene encoding POU domain, class 2, transcription factor 3 isoform X3, with protein MSGDVADSTDARSALSQVETGNDRNGLDFNRQIKTEDLSDSLQQSLSHRPCHLSQGPAMMPGNQMSGDMTSLHPLQQLVLVPGHLQSVSQFLLSQTQSGQQGLQPNLLPFPQQQSSLLLPQTGPGLASQAIGRPGLPGSSLEPHLEASPHLPVPKHLPNSGGADEPSDLEELEKFAKTFKQRRIKLGFTQGDVGLAMGKLYGNDFSQTTISRFEALNLSFKNMCKLKPLLEKWLHDAETSPSDPSMNTPSSFPTLNEVFGRKRKKRTSIETNIRLTLEKRFQDNPKPSSEEISMIAEQLSMEKEVVRVWFCNRRQKEKRINCPVTTPIKSPIYNSRLVSPSGSLGPLSVPPVHSTMPGTVTSSCSPGNNSRPSSPGSGLHANSPTASQNNSKAAVSSSSFNSSGSWYRWNHPTYLH; from the exons ATTAAAACTGAGGACCTCAGCGACTCCCTGCAGCAGAGCCTCTCACATCGGCCATGCCACCTGAGTCAAGGACCTGCCATGATGCCTGGAAACCAAATGTCTGGG GACATGACCTCCCTCCATCCACTCCAGCAGCTCGTGCTGGTTCCTGGCCACCTCCAGTCTGTATCCCAGTTCCTGCTATCTCAGACCCAATCTGGGCAGCAAG GTCTGCAGCCAAATCTTCTCCCCTTTCCACAGCAACAAAGCTCTCTCCTCCTCCCGCAGACAGGGCCTGGCCTGGCGTCCCAG GCAATTGGGCGCCCCGGGCTGCCAGGATCTTCTTTAGAACCTCATCTGGAAGCGTCCCCGCATCTCCCAGTGCCCAAGCATCTACCCAACTCTGGAGGGGCTGACGAGCCCAGTGATTTGGAAGAGCTGGAGAAGTTTGCCAAGACTTTCAAGCAGAGGCGCATTAAGCTGGGCTTCACACAG GGAGATGTGGGGCTGGCGATGGGAAAGCTGTACGGCAACGACTTCAGCCAGACCACCATCTCACGATTCGAGGCCCTCAATCTGAGCTTCAAGAACATGTGCAAGCTCAAGCCACTGCTGGAGAAGTGGTTGCATGATGCAG AAACCTCTCCATCAGACCCCTCGATGAACACCCCCAGCTCTTTCCCCACCCTCAACGAAGTGTtcgggaggaagaggaagaaacggACCAGCATCGAGACCAATATCCGCCTGACTCTGGAGAAGAGATTTCAAGAT AACCCCAAACCCAGCTCAGAGGAGATCTCCATGATTGCAGAGCAGCTGTCCATGGAGAAGGAGGTGGTAAGAGTCTGGTTCTGCAACCGACGTCAGAAGGAGAAGCGAATCAACTGCCCTGTGACCACACCCATCAAATCACCCATTTACAACTCCCGCCTG gtctctccctctgggtctctgggccccctctctgtccctcctgtccACAGCACCATGCCTGGAACAG TAACGTCATCCTGTTCCCCTGGGAACAACAGCAGGCCTTCGTCTCCTGGCTCAGGACTCCACGCCAACAGCCCCACTGCATCTCAAAATAACTCCAAAGCGGCAGTGAGCTCCTCCAGTTTTAACTCTTCAGG atcTTGGTACCGATGGAATCATCCCACCTACCTCCACTAA
- the POU2F3 gene encoding POU domain, class 2, transcription factor 3 isoform X5 produces MPAHAMEPGSPSGPDMTSLHPLQQLVLVPGHLQSVSQFLLSQTQSGQQGLQPNLLPFPQQQSSLLLPQTGPGLASQAIGRPGLPGSSLEPHLEASPHLPVPKHLPNSGGADEPSDLEELEKFAKTFKQRRIKLGFTQGDVGLAMGKLYGNDFSQTTISRFEALNLSFKNMCKLKPLLEKWLHDAETSPSDPSMNTPSSFPTLNEVFGRKRKKRTSIETNIRLTLEKRFQDNPKPSSEEISMIAEQLSMEKEVVRVWFCNRRQKEKRINCPVTTPIKSPIYNSRLVSPSGSLGPLSVPPVHSTMPGTVTSSCSPGNNSRPSSPGSGLHANSPTASQNNSKAAVSSSSFNSSGSWYRWNHPTYLH; encoded by the exons ATGCCAGCCCATGCCATGGAGCCCGGTAGTCCCAGTGGGCCA GACATGACCTCCCTCCATCCACTCCAGCAGCTCGTGCTGGTTCCTGGCCACCTCCAGTCTGTATCCCAGTTCCTGCTATCTCAGACCCAATCTGGGCAGCAAG GTCTGCAGCCAAATCTTCTCCCCTTTCCACAGCAACAAAGCTCTCTCCTCCTCCCGCAGACAGGGCCTGGCCTGGCGTCCCAG GCAATTGGGCGCCCCGGGCTGCCAGGATCTTCTTTAGAACCTCATCTGGAAGCGTCCCCGCATCTCCCAGTGCCCAAGCATCTACCCAACTCTGGAGGGGCTGACGAGCCCAGTGATTTGGAAGAGCTGGAGAAGTTTGCCAAGACTTTCAAGCAGAGGCGCATTAAGCTGGGCTTCACACAG GGAGATGTGGGGCTGGCGATGGGAAAGCTGTACGGCAACGACTTCAGCCAGACCACCATCTCACGATTCGAGGCCCTCAATCTGAGCTTCAAGAACATGTGCAAGCTCAAGCCACTGCTGGAGAAGTGGTTGCATGATGCAG AAACCTCTCCATCAGACCCCTCGATGAACACCCCCAGCTCTTTCCCCACCCTCAACGAAGTGTtcgggaggaagaggaagaaacggACCAGCATCGAGACCAATATCCGCCTGACTCTGGAGAAGAGATTTCAAGAT AACCCCAAACCCAGCTCAGAGGAGATCTCCATGATTGCAGAGCAGCTGTCCATGGAGAAGGAGGTGGTAAGAGTCTGGTTCTGCAACCGACGTCAGAAGGAGAAGCGAATCAACTGCCCTGTGACCACACCCATCAAATCACCCATTTACAACTCCCGCCTG gtctctccctctgggtctctgggccccctctctgtccctcctgtccACAGCACCATGCCTGGAACAG TAACGTCATCCTGTTCCCCTGGGAACAACAGCAGGCCTTCGTCTCCTGGCTCAGGACTCCACGCCAACAGCCCCACTGCATCTCAAAATAACTCCAAAGCGGCAGTGAGCTCCTCCAGTTTTAACTCTTCAGG atcTTGGTACCGATGGAATCATCCCACCTACCTCCACTAA
- the TLCD5 gene encoding TLC domain-containing protein 5 isoform X1 yields the protein MALALCPQVLCSLGGWLSLYISFCRLNKHRSYEWSCRLVTFTHGILSIGLSAYIGFIDGPWPFTHPGSPNTPLQVHVLCLTLGYFIFDLGWCIYFQSEGALMLAHHTLSILGIIMALVLGESGTEVNAVLFGSEITNPLLQMRWFLRETGHYHSFTGDVVDFLFVALFTGVRIGVGARLLFCEMVSPKPKWFVKFGGVAMYAVSWCFMFSIWRFAWRKSIKKYHAWRSRCSEERQLKHNGHLKTH from the exons ATGGCATTAGCTCTGTGTCCGCAGGTGCTGTGCAGCTTGGGGGGCTGGCTCTCACTCTACATTTCTTTCTGCCGCCTGAATAAGCACCGAAGCTATGAGTGGAGCTGCCGGCTGGTAACATTCACCCATGGAATCCTCTCCATAGGCCTCTCAGCTTATATTGGCTTCATTGATGGCCCTTGGCCTTTTACCCACCCAG GCTCGCCCAATACTCCTCTCCAAGTGCACGTTCTCTGTCTCACCTTGGGCTACTTCATCTTCGACTTGGGCTGGTGCATCTACTTCCAGTCTGAGGGGGCCCTGATGCTGGCTCACCACACACTGAGCATCCTGGGCATCATCATGGCCCTGGTGCTCGGAGAGTCAGGCACAGAGGTCAATGCAGTCCTGTTTGGAAGTGAGATTACCAACCCCTTGCTACAGATGCGCTGGTTTCTCCGTGAAACAGGCCACTACCACAGTTTCACTGGAGACGTGGTGGACTTCCTCTTTGTGGCCCTGTTTACTGGAGTGAGGATTGGAGTAGGAGCTCGCctccttttctgtgaaatggtCTCACCCAAGCCCAAGTGGTTTGTGAAGTTTGGAGGAGTAGCAATGTACGCCGTGTCTTGGTGTTTCATGTTTAGCATCTGGCGCTTTGCGTGGAGGAAAAGCATCAAGAAGTACCATGCCTGGAGAAGCAGGTGCAGTGAGGAGCGGCAGCTGAAGCACAACGGCCATCTCAAGACGCATTAG